The nucleotide window CATTCTTTGATGAAGACACACCCTATGAACTAATCAAATATCTAAAGCCAGATGTTCTTGTTAAAGGAGGAGACTGGAAAATTGAAGAAATTGTCGGTGCAGATATTGTCAAAGAAGTTTACAGTCTCCCATATGTTGAAGGAGTTTCAACAACTGAAATTATTAATAAAATTTTGAGTAAATATAAAACTTTCAAAAGTCAACCTTCAGCTGAAATCATTAAAAAAGCAGAAAAAGTAAAATTTCTTATTCTTGATGTAGATGGAGTTTTAACTCGTGGAGACATAATTCTTGATGAAGAGAACAATGAATTTAAAATTTTCAATGTTAAAGATGGACATGGTCTTGTAATGCTTAATAAATCAGGTATTGGTGTTGCGATAATCACAGGGAGAAATTCAAAGGCACTTCAAAGAAGAATGAAAGAACTCGGAATTACAGAGGTTCATCAGGGCAGTCGTGAAAAACTTAAAATTTTTCAGCAAATAGTTGAAAAATATAACCTTAAAAAAGAAGAAATTAGTGCCATGGGAGACGATATAATTGATCTGTCTATTTTAAGCAGAGCAGGACTATCAGTGGCGCCACAGGATGCCCATGAAGAGGTTAAAAAAATAGTAGATTTAGTTACTCACTGTAAAGCCGGACAGGGTGCTGTAAGAGAACTCTGTGATATAATTCTGAAAGCAAAGGGACTGTGGGATAAATTTATAGATGAATATACGAATCTTTAATATACCAACAATATTAACAATAGTTCGCATATTCATTATTCCAATTTTTATAATAGAAGCACCTGCAAATCCGCAATTTGGAGCATTTCTATTTATTATAGCCTCTATAACAGATTTTCTTGATGGATACCTGGCAAGAAAATTTGGACAGATTACA belongs to Thermodesulfovibrio aggregans and includes:
- the rfaE2 gene encoding D-glycero-beta-D-manno-heptose 1-phosphate adenylyltransferase, encoding MSKILTPEELKKKIDKFKKEGKRTVFTNGCFDILHVGHIRYLKEAKKLGSILIVAINSDKSVRKIKPLRPINPENERAEVLSALEFVDFVTFFDEDTPYELIKYLKPDVLVKGGDWKIEEIVGADIVKEVYSLPYVEGVSTTEIINKILSKYKTFKSQPSAEIIKKAEKVKFLILDVDGVLTRGDIILDEENNEFKIFNVKDGHGLVMLNKSGIGVAIITGRNSKALQRRMKELGITEVHQGSREKLKIFQQIVEKYNLKKEEISAMGDDIIDLSILSRAGLSVAPQDAHEEVKKIVDLVTHCKAGQGAVRELCDIILKAKGLWDKFIDEYTNL